One window of the Oncorhynchus keta strain PuntledgeMale-10-30-2019 chromosome 31, Oket_V2, whole genome shotgun sequence genome contains the following:
- the LOC118379505 gene encoding ribosomal RNA small subunit methyltransferase NEP1-like — MQSSSICRHRRPPAVSLFKGAVRTLAQLLHQYDALFQRLPPRSKMEAHSGDKRGLEHLDEYEPKPAKHMRSLHDRMVERRLVVILEGATLETVKVGKTFELLNCDQHKGMIIKSGRDPGKIRPDITHQCLLMLMDSPLNRAGLLQVYIHTERNALIEINPQTRIPRTFNRFCGLMVQLLHKLSVRAADGPQRLLKLIKNPVSDHLPPGCPRICTSFSSGEAVGARTVVPEEGPATVVVGAFAHGAVNVDYTEKTVSISNYPLSAALTCLR, encoded by the exons ATGCAGTCTTCGTCAATCTGCCGCCATAGACGGCCGCCTGCTGTCTCGTTATTCAAAGGAGCGGTTAGAACCTTGGCACAACTCCTCCATCAGTATGACGCGTTATTCCAGCGACTACCACCCCGAAGCAAAATGGAAGCCCACAGTGGTGACAAGCGTGGTCTTGAGCATTTAGACGAATATGAACCCAAACCAGCAAAACATATGCGGAGCCTACACGATCGCATGGTGGAAAGGCGACTAGTAGTTATTTTAGAGGGGGCAACGCTGGAAACAGTGAAG GTTGGCAAGACATTTGAACTGCTGAACTGTGACCAACACAAGGGCATGATCATCAAAAGTGGACGGGACCCAGGGAAGATTCGACCTGACATTACACATCAG TGTTTGTTGATGCTGATGGACAGTCCATTGAACAGGGCAGGTCTCCTACAGGTTTACATCCACACAGAGAGGAACGCCTTGATTGAGATCAACCCACAGACACGCATCCCCCGAACCTTCAACCGCTTCTGTGGTCTCATGG TCCAGCTCCTGCACAAGCTGAGTGTGAGGGCGGCTGATGGCCCCCAGCGCCTGCTGAAGCTCATCAAGAACCCTGTGTCAGACCACCTGCCCCCTGGCTGCCCCCGTATTTGTACCTCGTTCTCCTCTGGGGAGGCAGTGGGCGCCCGCACCGTGGTACCAGAGGAGGGGCCCGCCACTGTGGTGGTCGGAGCATTTGCACACGGAGCG